agctcattctactaggtcagtttctacttcctgggcgtttaggaatgaggcttcggttgatcagatttgcaaagcagcaacttggtcctctttgcatacttttactaaattctaccattttgatgtgttttcttcttctgaagtagtttttggtagaaaagtacttcaggcagcggtttcagtttgaatcttctgcttatgttttcattaaactttattttgggtgtggattattttcagcaggaattggctgtctttattttatccctccctctctagtgactcttgcgtggaaagatccacatcttgggtagtcattatcccatacgtcactagctcatggactcttgctaattacatgaaagaaaacataatttatgtaagaacttacctgataaattcatttctttcatattagcaagagtccatgaggcccaccctttttttgtggtggttttgattttttgtataaagcacaattattccaattccttattttatatgctttcgcactttttttcttatcaccccacttcttggctattcgttaaactgatttgtgggtgtggtgaggggtgtatttataggcattttgaggtttgggaaactttgcccctcctggtaggaatgtatatcccatacgtcactagctcatggactcttgctaatatgaaagaaatgaatttatcaggtaagttcttacataaattatgttttttttggtaatttagataatttctattttattaatttcatgtattttattgtaatgttaggttttagtgtaaggcaggttaggttttattttacaagtaagtttggatttattttagctaggtagttattaaatagttaataactatttactaactagtctgcctagttaaaatacatacaaacttacctgtgaaataaaaaaaaaaacctaagctagctacaatgtaactattagttattttgtagctagcttaggttttattttataggtaagtatttagttttaaaaaggaattttatttagatttattttaattatatttaagttaggggttgttagggttaggcttagggttacgttaggtttaggggttaatatatttatgtagtgatgtggaaggccagaggtttaggggttaataatttaatttagtatatttcgttgtggggggcttgcgatttagtggttaataggtttattatagcggcggtgtgggcggacggcagattaggggttaatatttaaatagtgtttgcgatgcgggagggcggcagtttaggggttaataggtttattatagtgccaacgatgtcggggagcggtgtaataggggttaatacattttttaagtgacagcgatgtccggaacggcagattaggggttaataattttattttagtgtttgcgatgcgggagggcctcggtttaggggttaataggtagtttatgggtgttagtgtactttgtgacagtttagttatgagttttatgctacagctttgtagcataaaactcataactactgactttagatggtggtacagatcttgtaattttaggctgtaccgctcactttttggcctcccaggcaaacttgtaataccggcgctatggaagtcccattgataaaggactttttttaaagtgcggtactgatgttgcatggcggccaaaaaggtgtgcagtacacctattctgacaagacttgtaatagcggcgttgggggaaaaagcagcgttatgaagcataatgatgctttttcactcataacgcaaaactcgtaatctaggtgatagctagTTGACTTTCATTAAGCACCATATACTTGTATTTTGATTACTCTTACATTCTAACTGTACATGTACTCTACAAGTTCTACTTCAGCTAGTAGGAGGTTCTGAGAAATTTCTATCTATACTTTTGTTCTTTGTTAGTTTGGGACCATACTGCCTCTCCATAAGAATATAAAATGTAGCTCTCTAGACTTAATATTTGCATATATAGTTAGATGCGAGGTTCTCATTATGCATCATATTCTTGCTGTAATATGTTGACTTCTGTATTCTAATTGTACATATGTACCACAAGTTATGCTACAGCTAATAAGATGTCCTAAGAAATTTCCATTAATACTTTTGTTCCTTGTTAATTTGGGACCATATTGTCTCCCTGTAATATGttctttatattataatataaacaaaataagGTTCATCATTCGAGACCCAAGAGTGGTGCCTATCTTGTTTCAGAACACCTTCTGTGGAGTTATATAGTTTATATTGTTGAGAGGTCCATTAGTGGCCTTATGCGTTATTTGGAGGGTATATAATTAGCATGGCATATACCGATGTATACGGATATTTTTGACAATTGTCACATCAACATGTAATGCCTATCTTACTTAGCTTACTTTGTATGTGTGCCTTATAATTCTCTCTAATGTTTTTCctgacatatattgtatatatgcctTAATTTGAAacctcattaaaaaaaactagcctgCCTTGTGGTAGACACTTATTTATCACAGTTGAAATGTCCTCAAAATATGATATCATTAATAACCAACATTAATCCCATTGTATTTCTTATCAACAGGTGAATTTACAACTTGCAGTAATCCTAGTCCTAGCAATGGTGAAGACACAGATACTTGTTTCAATCTTATTCAAAATCAAAGAAGCAACGTGGGAaatgtatgttctgaatgtgggaaatgttttacgcgGAATTCAAATCGTTTAAGACATCAGAgacttcatacaggagagaaagcattttcatgttctgaatgtgggaaatgttttgctctgaaatcgcatcttattagacatcagaaaatccatacaggagagagagaatttttgtgttctaaatgtgggaaatgtttcGTTCAGGAATCACATCTTATTAGACATCAggaaattcatacaggagagaaagcatgtTCTGAATTTGGGAACTGTTTTGCTCTACAATCAACTCTTATGAGACATCAGAAAATTTATagaggagagaaagcattttcatgttctgaatgtgggaaatgttttgctctaCAATCAACTCTTAtgagacatcagaaaattcatacaggggagaatgcattttcatgttctgaatgtggaaaatgttttactgagAAATCAACGCTTAATACACATCAGAAaagtcatacaggagagaaagcattttcatgttctgaatgtgggaagtgttttacctGGAATTCAAGTTGTTTAAGACATCAGAgacttcatacaggagagaaagcattttcatgttctgaatgtgggaaatggtttactctgaaatcacatcttattacacatcagaaaattcattcaggggagaaagcattttcatgttctgaatgtgggaagtgttttactcAGAAAGCAACTCTTAtaagacatcagaaaattcatacagtagAGAAAGcatgaatgtggaaaatgttttaccagCAAAGAAAATTTTGTTACTCATCAAAaacttcatacaggagagaaagaattTCCATATTCtgaatgtggaaaaagttttactcaGAAGTTACAATACGCATCAAAAAAATCATATGGGAGAGAAAGCATTGTCATGTTTTGCATAGGGCAAACCCTACATTAATATCAAAAGTACAAGAGCCTTCCAAAAGCCCATGTTTGGTTTAGAATAGTGCCCCTAGATGCATAAAATGCATTGTActgaagtataatatatatatatatatatatatatatatatatatttatttttacttttgattTCCAATTACTAATTTTTATGAAATAGTCTCCATGTCTGTTTATTTTAGAAAggctatttaatatatttataaatctatAAATGTTTTGACtatgtttaagaaaaaaacaacaataatcttGTGTATTGAAAttgtaagaaaaagaaaatttatgcttacctgataaatttgtttctttttggatacgatgagtccacggatttcatccttgtgggattacgcctcctggtcagtaggaggaggcaaagagcaccacagcagagctgtgtatatatatatatctcctcccttccctcccactccagtcattcgaccgaagttaggaagagaaaagaaaagccaaggagcagaggtgtctgaagcTTAACAAAAATTTTATAACCTGTCTTAttaggacagggcgggccgtgaactcatcgtatccaaaaagaaacaaatttatcaggtaagcataacttttcttttttaagatacgatgagtccatggatttcatccttacttgtgggatacaataccaaagctatagtacccagatgaaatgggagggacaagacagggaaccgaaacggaaggcaccactgcttgaagaagctttctcccaaaagcagcctcagccgaggcaaaagtatcaaatttgtaaaatttagaaaaagtgtgaagagaagaccaagttgcagccttgcaaatttgttcaacagaagcatcatttttgaatgcccattaggaagcaacagccctagtagaatgagccgtaatacgttcaggaggctgctgtccagcagtctcatatgcaaaacggatgatactcttcaaccaaaaagaaagagagatagccgtagctttttgacccctacattTCCCTGAAAAAACTACAAAGAGTACGATtatcgaaaatccttagtcgcttgaaagtagaactttaaagcacggactacttctaagaaggaacgtctgttacataatttagacgaaggatcaggacacaaagaaggaacaacaatctcctgattaatattcttgtttgaaacaaccttaggaagaaaaccaggtttagtacgtaacaccaccttatccgaatggaaaataatataaggagaatcaaattgtaatgccaaaagctcagatactcttcgagcagaagaaatagcaaccaaaaataaaactttgcaagataataacttaatatctacagaatgcatctcaaacgaaaccccttgaagaactctaagaaccaaattttaaggaccagtcaatgctgtagatttgcataattaacaaatgcatgataagaagacaatgtaatagcacttagtttgaacttcaaatgagtagtagatttttgctaaataaattgcagttatgtctatttccactccccctgtatcatgtgacagccatcagccaatcacaaatgcatatacgtttatgctgtgaattcttgcacatgctcagtaggagttggtgactcaaaaagtgtaaatatgaaaagactgtgcacattttgttaatgaaagtaaattggaaagttgtttaaaatagcatgctctatctgaatcatgaagtttaattttgacttgagtgtgtccctttaaactccaaggaggagtaattggtctaaatacaggcctgattctagtcagagactGACAAAAAGAacgcacatctggaacatctgccagacgcttgtgtaacaaaatagataaagcagaaatctgtcccttcaaggaacttgctgataatcccttctccaatccttcttggagaaaagacagaatcctgggaatcctaaccctactccatgagtagcccttggattcacaccaataaagatatttgcaccatatcttatggtaaattttcctaataacaggcttacatgcctgaattaaagtatctataaccgaatcagaaaaacttTGCTTAGACAAAaaaaggcgttcaatctccaagcagtcggctgcagagaaactagattcggatgatggaaaggaccctgaatgagaaggtctttcctcaaaggagcttccacggtggctgagaagacatttccaccagatcgtcataccaaatcctgtgaggccacgcaggggcgatgaggatcaccaataccctctcctgtttgattcgagcaatcaccctgggaagaagagcgaacggagggaatacataagctaggctgaaagaccaaggcatctATAAACTCggcttggggatccctggacccgtatctcggaagcttggcattccggcgagatgccataagatccaactccggcctgccccatctgagaagcaggttggaaaatacctctggatggagttcccactctcccggatgaaaattctgcctgctcagaaaatctgcttcccagtttttcacccctgggatgtggatcgccgacagatggcaagagtgaaactccgcccactgtattatcttggctacctctgtcatcgctaaggaactccttgttcctccctgatgattgatgtaagctaccgtcattatattgtctgactggaatctgatgaattgggccaaagccaattgaggccaagcccaaagcgcattgaatattgctctcaactctagaatattgatgggaagaagagactctgcctgagtccatacaccctgagccgttagggagttccagacagctccccatcctaacaggctggcatccgttgtcactatcagccatgagggtctgcggaagcatgtcccctgggatagatgatccaacgacaaccaccatagaagtgaatcccttgtctcctgatctagatttatttggggagacaaatccgtataatctccattccactgcctgagtatgctcaattgcagaggcctgagatgaaaacgagcaaacagaacaatgtccattgccaccaccgtcaatccgattacctccatgcacagagccactgacgtgtgaggattggactgaatggttcgacatgtattcagaatctttaactttctgacttccgtcagaaaaattttcattgaaatagagtcgatcagagttcccagaaaggttactcttttccaggtttaccttccacccgtgggtccttaggaaggaaagcacaatgtcaGTATGGGACCTTGCCAGATGAAATGACAACACCGGGAtcagtatatcatccagataaggcgccagcgcgatgccccacggccttagaaccgccaataaagaccccagaatttttgtgaaaattctgggcgctgtggccagaccaaaaggaagagccacaaactgaaaatgtttgtccaggaaggcaaacctcaggaatttgtgatgatctctgtggataggaacataaagatatgcatcctttagatccaccgttttcataaattgaccctcctggatcaatggaagaatggtacgaatagtttccatcttgaaagatgcaactctgagaaacttgtttagactcttgagatccaagataggtctgaaagttccctcctttttgggaactacaaacagatttgaataaaacccctgttcctgaattggaatgggacagattacccccatggaggagaggtctcttacacagcgtaagaacgcctctctttttatctggtctacagacaatcgtgaaagcagaaaccttcctctgggaaaagaatttctgaactccagtttttATCTCTCAGACActatattgcccagggatcctgaacgtctcttatccaagcctggatgaagaaataaagtctgccccctactagatccagtcctggatcggggtccaacccttcatgctgactttggagcagcagtaggtttcttggattgtttgcccttgttccaagactggttgggtctccaggtagacttggtttgaggatagttcccttcctgtttagaggaaggggggggtcccttgaaatttcgaaaggaacgaaaattactctgtcgacctctctgtttagattttttatcctgagggaggaggtgacccttacctcccttgatgtcagaaataatttccttcaaatcagggccaaacaaggtcttccccttgtaaggaatagacataaatttagttttggatgacacatccgcagaccaagacttcaaccataaggctctgcgtgctaagataaaaaaccctgaactcttagctgccaatttagtaatttgcaaaaAAGCATCGTAATAAGCAAATTAGCTATTTTAGAGCTTTAAttcgatcctgtatctcttccaaagaagtctcagttttaagagactcttctaaagcatcaaaccaataagcagctgcGCTGGTAACTGTAACAATGCAAGCCGCTGGCTGTGACAGTAACCCTTGGTGAATATAGACCTTCTTAAGGAGaccttctatttttttatccatagggtctttgaaagcacaactatcctcaataggaatagtagttctcttagccaaagtagaaatagcaccctccaccttagggactgtctggcAAGAGTCCCTaatagtgtcagctatagggtacatcctTTTAAAAgcgggagaaggagagaagggaataccaggtctctcccattccttggcaataatctctgaaattctcttgggaactggaaaaacatcagaataagaaggaacttctaggtatctgtccagcttactcaatttctctggaggaaccactattgaATCACAGTCACCCAGAGTCACCAAACCCTCCCTCaataataaacggaggtgttcaagcttaaacctgaaagaaaactCTTCTGAGTCTGTCAATGGTAAGGTACTTCCTGAATCGGAAAGTTCACCTTCGAATAGGACCTCCCTACCCTCTaattcagagccctgtgagggtacatctgagatcgcCATTAAGGCATCAGAAGTTGCACTGACCACATGGTTCTCCTTCCTCTTGCATTTGCCTTGAAAtacgggaaaggcagataacgcatcagaaagtgtagatgacataacagcagctatgtcctttaaagtaattgCAGTAGACACTGCAGAGGTACTTGgctccgcttgagcgggcgttaagggctgtgacgcttggggagaaaactgCGGCATGCTCTGTATCTCATCATTGAACCCTGAGAAACATCCGCTTTGGACAATTTTTTATCAATGAAAATTTGCTCTCTAAAGTGTAATGCTCTCTCAATCCATGAGGGACAAAaggtaacaggaggttccacattggcattcaaacacatggaacatgtagCATTCTGCAGATCATCCGTGCTAAAAAATAAGCAAGCAAAATTCTTgatctcaaaaaaatatataaaccgaaaattttaaatcagcacaaataaaatgctaactaacagaatcctctgaaaatgagagtactgttcctttaaaagttaaaatgttaacataatatattgtattttaattgcatcagaaaaaaactaaatattgcaatataaagacaaaaaaggaCACCTCTTTGCCTCAACAgtctctgctgaggcgcctacctgccccctctgtaCACCGGAATCCGAGATGTTTAACTGAACTTCAAAATGCTTAAAACCACTTGCTACATTGTAAATCATGCAGTCCCAATGAACATCTGAAAACTATGCAGTCGACTCAAGGAAGTTTACAGAACAATCTGAAAACTCTGAAAATAACTGTGCGGCTACTGAGCGCGCGAAAAGTTAACCCCGCCCATGGTGGGCGTCATTCAAAACATCCGGCCAAACCATGATGTGCACAAACCATTTTACgtcaatgtaaaaaatatatataacaaggaACACTGAAATTTTTCCTCAGCCCTGCACCGGAACTTTGATATCCAAAAAATAACAAGGTCCCCAGTGTCCAACAGCACCAATACCTCTAAGTAACAGCCCATATTTAAAATAGACCCAGCATATTTTCTATATCAGTGCCGGTTGTCATATTTTATAAAGACAAGTTTTTCTGAACAATGAGGGAAGTCTCTTTAAGATCTATTTCCCTAATATCAGATAGGCAGGCATACAGTCACTTCTGAGTTAATTTTATGTCCTagaaaataaaagactgcacttacctccacgCTGAGCGGCAGCATGACCAGTCTCACAGgaacaagaggtcttctccctcctgcagttctgtggacacatacagggccttagttaatatttgctaagaccatcatcaaaAGGGCAACAATcaatataggaggcgcagtgagaataaaatcccaccagttcccattgctttaaagccacctgtagctctaacctagaggctgacaaggaatacggctacaccctataataaaatagcactcataggtaccattttaaaaataacaaactcttgattgaagaatctaaactagcacctcactttacctcttcctatcactaacacaggcaaagacaatgactggagtgggagggaagggaggtgctatatatacagctctgctgtggtgctctttgcctcctcctgctgaccaggaggcgtaatcccacaagtaaggatgaaatctgtggactcatcgtatcttgtaaaagaaatattatttctttcatacaggtggtaggagtccatgatccattagatcagtgctttccaaactgtgtgtcgtgacacgttagtgtgtgggcggcagtgtgtaggtgtgtccctgctttagcactaatttcttttaatttacttttttttttggtttccgacttttccgcctgcctgctatcacatggttgacatgtgattgatacctagtgggtcacaaatcatcttaacctattggcgcagctcagtgggaactgaaactattcccattggcggcacattagctccttactgcatgtgtagtctcctcaattggctcgtgactgcacgtgtagtcagtgagtgggacagcagtgtgtttgcagtgcagatcagacttgcagagctctgagggcagcagcttaaacgagagaaatctcaatgtatccttcctggtaaaatattttataaataaacgctgagctgaagtcagaagtcagtgtttttgggtttttttgcagctagctcccagtagtctttattaaatattccatcaaatattcagaaactgtgttcatcccatcaacctcatacatccctctaaaatagtaagtagctattagttattatttttttttttaattcttgcacatacatactgttacttgtaaatatattttgttatataatttatgtatgtgtccttatctcttaaaataaattagtttaacctcctgtttgctagtacaactgaattaccgtgtcacaaaatgatgtaggtctataaAGTGTCGCCAACTTGAAAAGATTGGAAAGCTCTGCATTAGATTCTTCAGTGGGTGGGGTTCTCGCACGGAGTTGTTGCCCATTTCCCCTCAGATTGCAGTGAGTTTTtaagggatgtatttggagtataggTAGTGGCATCCCGGATAGTAAGAATAACTTGCCACAAGCGTGTAGCAAACTTTTGCAGTAAGTCTGTCTAACTTGCTGCAAGTTATCACTGGCAAGTCTATTCACTTGCAGCATAGTTACAGCAAAAGTTCTAGTGGGCACGTTTTGAACTTGCAGCAAGTTTGTctggcaagtctctagcaagagGACAGAGAATGTGTAATATCTTGTATTACATAGGCAACTCCCAGACAGTATCACccctcctcctagttctgtccagccttTTTGGATGACAGAGCTGGGAGATCCTCTCCatatttttgtacaattttttttatttctttcattgatGTGTTGGTATTACCTGGCTTC
This genomic stretch from Bombina bombina isolate aBomBom1 chromosome 4, aBomBom1.pri, whole genome shotgun sequence harbors:
- the LOC128655600 gene encoding oocyte zinc finger protein XlCOF6.1-like, whose translation is MSEKTENQTSDLPDAQGGRLEENPGTMLLNVKEEDETDDMNSHQTEIHCSYPADEDNTDIVKVEITEDLCVRHQLEAPDEETSDSISPGRMDVTPSDGSEVEYGREPYVFDNVKTEEDEVPINMATGDIKTVTLNAEQTIDLEALKQEMSDNISTGEFTTCSNPSPSNGEDTDTCFNLIQNQRSNVGNVCSECGKCFTRNSNRLRHQRLHTGEKAFSCSECGKCFALKSHLIRHQKIHTGEREFLCSKCGKCFVQESHLIRHQEIHTGEKACSEFGNCFALQSTLMRHQKIYRGEKAFSCSECGKCFALQSTLMRHQKIHTGENAFSCSECGKCFTEKSTLNTHQKSHTGEKAFSCSECGKCFTWNSSCLRHQRLHTGEKAFSCSECGKWFTLKSHLITHQKIHSGEKAFSCSECGKCFTQKATLIRHQKIHTVEKA